ATTGTTCTTCTTCAGTCGAACAGTCTATCACAATAATTGTCTTGGCATAGGTCTCGATGATTTCTCCAGACTGGGACATCTTTTCCCAGTAAATCGTAACGCCGATTTCATTGGCGACAAAACAATTCAGAGTGATATTGGATGCATTCTGATCATGTATAAGTGTCTCAGCTATAGGTTGAGAAACTGGATCTGAAATGCAAAGGCAGATACTTATGTAAGTGGATTTTTAAATGCAGTTGCAATTATTTGATATCATGTTACTATTTTTTTGCAGATGTATATTTCatgtgtaagagggaactgtagatgctggtttataccgaacatCAATCTttgacaaagatagacacaaaatgctggagtagctcaatgggacaggcagcatctctatcgacaaggaataggtgaagtttcgggccaGAACCAGACTGGAATCTGATTCTGATTTTCCTTTCATGTTTTGTATtataaatttattaaacttaaagcCTGCAATACAAATCATGATATTGACAATTGGGAAAGGGATAATTCTTAATAATCAAAGTGTATCTCAAAATATTTTCTCATGCAATTTGAGATGCTGGATTTAGTCTTATGCATTTCCTGAGCAAATATGCTGACTGTTGTATAATTTTCCCCATTTAACGTTTCACCAATGCTTATAATATTATtatattcttagtttagtttagtttagaattacaaTAGGTAAACATGACCTtctgtccattgagtctatgccaaccaatgatcacctgttcacactagttgtatatCCAATTTTCTCAGCCACTACCTACACACGAGATGCAATTTACaaagatcaattaacctacaaacccgtgcggCTTTGGgtcgtggagggggggggtaccggaacacctggaggtaACCCACGTGGCTACCGGGAGAACGTGTAaccccacacaaacagcacctgaggtcagcatcgatcctaggtctctggcaccgtggggcagcaactctacagctgcaccattgtgcctctGTTCTACAACTGAGAACACAAAATTCACTGCAACATTGTTTTTCAATTTCCTTCTGTTAGCCATCTAGTGTAGAAAGCTGAGAATGCCAATGGTTGAGGGTATTGTGAATCTCAAGTCCCTATGCTCACTGTTTGTGTATCTCAGTTTGACCAAAAGCTTACTGAGAAAGGCAAATCATATACCAATTCCAGATCTGAAAGGATAAAACAATCCTTTCCAGCCAAGAGATGTGTGATGCCTTACCATGTTGAAGTAGTACCAAGTATACACCACAATGCGCATCTAGTAAACTGATAGACATTTTGGTTCATTATTCATACTTAGCTTTGACACAGTGACAACACACCATTATaggcaccaaaaaaaaaaacagattactGAATTACATAAGGAAATATAGGCCTCTTTGTTAGCTATAAacttttaggctgtgggccgagcatcaaaaatgtgtctagaaatcaactttcgtgacccatgtctcggaaccatacgaaattttgcacagatttagataaaatataattgagaaggaagtcataactcgtcagtgctaaaagttgcacattaattaattaaactaattagagaaTGAAATCGAAAAAGTAAGCACCATCtggtgtccaatgcccatattacaccatggggatcctatgtctgtctgtgtacatatgacttgtgaatatgactgtCATCATATATAATtagctatattactaaaagtctgatcttgaccagtgttctgtatattgattttagaaaaaaacgctgccacttacagctgtgatttttggccatcttactcagtggctccctccgctgcgcaggactagaggatttttcccatctgtaAGGTAATTTATGGGAATGGGGAGAATTGTAATTGTAAAGGGCGAAATGTGATGTATATGTAGTATAAATGCCAGCAACCATTTAATATAAAGGCCTGTGCATCGTGATCGAGATCAGGTGACCTTCGCGAAGTTTCCATGGGTGGGGCAgaataaatcatacttacaagatgtcggacacgttttccttctgcttgtgctagtcacaacagagccttacgtggtctcaaacattacatcatcgatgaaaaataaaagagctattagtgtttaaaaaatgttgagattctctctcctgaaggccacgccccttccggagggactataaaacccgaaagtgttgagtgcctcagtcagtctgtgCAAGATAGGGGAGGGAGATCTTCCAGCGTATTCATCGGCTTACCGACAAGCCCCACCGACAGACTGACTGATTGACCGACTGACTGACtcaccctaatcctaaccctagttctacatttgttatttatcattttaatttaacaattcacatcataactttataaagataaatcaattgaaaaacaaaatgatcaccAAGGTGAACAttccctttattccttggaaaatttgctattgttttgatgtaatgaggaggcagctatgatcccagggtcctcgctgcctagtgaccataaaacaaagcgcgggattggtcaatttgcgtccgacctcaatgttaaatgtgcattgattgggcaattactactcagaaaatttgaGGTTTATCGCATATTTCCTAAAAATGTGCAAgctttggtcttgacgagtttcaggtatgattgatatatttttacacaatatgttaaaaattccggTAGTCCCCGTCACGAACTTGGGTCACGAACCTGaacaaaaaagctcctcggcccagcCTAATTTGTTTATTTGGCAAATTGAATGGGTGCTAAACAGGTCTTGCAGGAACATAGTTGAGGTAGAGAACACAATGGTGAACACTGATTAAACCAGTTTTTAATTCATTGTAAGTGAGAAATGGATCCAAAATGAACATACTAAACACTTATTTCATATTCTGACACCAAGTAGAAACTGTTTAAAATAATGAAATGGGATATATTTTCCGGTGATgggcaagaccagcatttattgccctctATAATTCACCCTCTATCGAAGGTGGTGGTGAGTTGCTGTGGTGCATGTGCCACCTACAATACGGTCAGGTATAGAGTAGCAGGCTTTAATATGAGGAACAAGGAGGactggtgatatatttccaagtggaGTGTTACTTGCAGGAGCATCTGGTGCTGTGACATTCTATATGCCAGGTGTTTTTAACCTTATTTTGGCAGAGATGTGGCAGTGGAAGGTGGAACTGTGGCgcagaggcagagttgctgccatacagcaccagagacccagaatcaatcctgacctccaccaatgtaaagcactttggtcaacgagagttgttttttaattgtgctatagaaataaaagtgacttgacttgactatgggtgcggtctgcacgaagtttgtacattctccctgtgggacTGCCCgagttttctatgggtgctccggtttcctcacactctccaaagatgtacaggtttgcagtttaattggctttggtaaaattgtaaattggccatagtgtataggataatgccAGTGTGTGGGGtgtttgctggttggcatggatttggtgggctgaagtcctgcttgcacactgtatctctaaagtctaatatagCCTAGGTGAGTGACATCTTGCTACATCTTATACCCTGCAGGCACAGAATACAGAATGCTCTGGGGAAATGAGTGTCAAATTTAATATTGCGAATCAATTGCAAACTTTCTCATTTCTGATCTTGTGCAAGCAAGGTTACTGATGAAGCATCTGAAGACAGTTGGCTCAAGGACACTGACTGAGGAACTTGTGCAGTGTTATTCTAAAGCTGGGATGTTTGTCCACCGATAAAATGACAAAACATTGGGAGCGTTTTCCTATTGGCGTTCATCCATTTTTAATATTACGCTCAAATGCTGCCTTGGTGTTAAGGGCTGTCACACTCTGGACTTCACGACTTTGATCCATACCTAGATCCAGGCTGTGTTGAGGGCCGGAGCCTGTGACTCCGGTGAGACATCAATCTTTTCTCCTTTCCATGCAATAACTGAGTTCTCTAAAGCTGCTGAAATTATACAAAGTAACTAGCAGTGATTACTTACCAAATACTTGAATTATGAAAGTACTTTGATCATGATTTTTCAGTTCTGAGCCATAGTAGTCAATTCGCATTTGATACACTCCACTGTCATCAACTTGCAAATCATCCAACACCACTGATTCACGTCTGATTCTGGCTCTGTGTTCATATTGTGGGTGTACAATTTGCAGCTTCCCCGGTTTAGTGGATTGCCATGTTAAAATCTTTAAATTCAGTGGAAATTTT
This sequence is a window from Leucoraja erinacea ecotype New England chromosome 14, Leri_hhj_1, whole genome shotgun sequence. Protein-coding genes within it:
- the LOC129703595 gene encoding uncharacterized protein LOC129703595 isoform X1; this translates as MSWKSQSLNSNFFKLASVLNLFMVCRGSLNAIPEVTVNTSTGQTVMFPIEHQGKEEQYDVTFGLKFPLNLKILTWQSTKPGKLQIVHPQYEHRARIRRESVVLDDLQVDDSGVYQMRIDYYGSELKNHDQSTFIIQVFDPVSQPIAETLIHDQNASNITLNCFVANEIGVTIYWEKMSQSGEIIETYAKTIIVIDCSTEEEQYEYRCIAKNPVSNASSSELSFNECVARNWNGKRNSLIILIPMGIVAGSILICFFKHAGFFKVRSD
- the LOC129703595 gene encoding uncharacterized protein LOC129703595 isoform X2; this translates as MGTGLFLTELQDAVLNLFMVCRGSLNAIPEVTVNTSTGQTVMFPIEHQGKEEQYDVTFGLKFPLNLKILTWQSTKPGKLQIVHPQYEHRARIRRESVVLDDLQVDDSGVYQMRIDYYGSELKNHDQSTFIIQVFDPVSQPIAETLIHDQNASNITLNCFVANEIGVTIYWEKMSQSGEIIETYAKTIIVIDCSTEEEQYEYRCIAKNPVSNASSSELSFNECVARNWNGKRNSLIILIPMGIVAGSILICFFKHAGFFKVRSD